One genomic window of Natranaeroarchaeum aerophilus includes the following:
- a CDS encoding complex I subunit 1/NuoH family protein, with protein MSSVPLQTEVPLMPDQLVDLLGLDALGVAGDFVGALIGAVVIASIMLGNAALAGPWAKRKITAAFTDRIAVNRVGPFGLFIIIADSVRLLSKELIIPEGADRPAYDIGPLLVVLSALGGFAVIPMGSLGPLNFQLADPEIGLVYVFAVASIASLGLVMCGYASDNKYSMLGGLRAVAQNLAYEIPLIVTAMSVVIFAGTLQLSEIVAAQQETLVTVAGVAIPTWFAFVNPFAFVLFLAANLAEVGRNPFDTPEAPTEIVAGYQTEYSSVYFVLIYLGEFVHIFLGGAIVAVVFLGGPDGPVLPGLFWMLIKMWAVFLFTQWARSAIPRVRIDQLIEIGWKGLLVLSFANLILTAVIVGVLAL; from the coding sequence ATGAGCTCGGTTCCACTGCAGACTGAAGTCCCGTTGATGCCAGACCAGCTCGTCGACCTGCTTGGGCTTGACGCGCTTGGTGTCGCTGGTGACTTCGTCGGTGCACTGATCGGCGCAGTGGTAATCGCGTCGATCATGCTGGGCAACGCTGCGCTCGCCGGACCGTGGGCGAAGCGAAAGATCACCGCCGCGTTCACCGATCGGATCGCAGTAAACCGGGTAGGTCCGTTTGGGCTGTTCATCATCATCGCTGACTCCGTTCGTCTGCTCTCGAAGGAGCTCATCATTCCGGAAGGCGCGGACCGTCCGGCGTACGACATCGGCCCACTGCTGGTCGTGCTCTCCGCGCTCGGTGGGTTCGCGGTGATCCCGATGGGATCGCTCGGGCCCCTGAACTTCCAGCTTGCTGACCCGGAGATCGGGCTAGTCTACGTGTTCGCGGTCGCCTCAATTGCCAGCCTCGGGCTGGTGATGTGTGGCTACGCTTCGGACAACAAATACTCGATGCTCGGTGGACTGCGCGCAGTCGCCCAGAACCTCGCCTACGAGATCCCACTGATTGTCACCGCGATGTCGGTCGTGATCTTCGCTGGGACGCTCCAGCTCTCCGAGATCGTTGCCGCACAGCAGGAGACGCTCGTGACGGTCGCTGGCGTCGCGATCCCGACGTGGTTCGCCTTCGTCAACCCGTTCGCGTTCGTCCTGTTTTTGGCGGCAAACCTCGCAGAAGTCGGTCGGAACCCCTTCGATACGCCGGAAGCCCCGACCGAGATCGTCGCGGGATACCAGACCGAGTACTCGTCGGTGTACTTCGTGCTGATCTATCTCGGAGAGTTCGTTCACATCTTCCTCGGCGGCGCGATCGTCGCCGTTGTCTTCCTGGGCGGCCCAGATGGCCCTGTACTGCCCGGGCTGTTCTGGATGCTGATCAAGATGTGGGCCGTGTTCCTGTTCACCCAGTGGGCACGCTCGGCGATCCCGCGCGTTCGGATCGATCAACTGATCGAGATCGGCTGGAAAGGATTGCTCGTCCTTTCCTTTGCTAACCTGATCCTCACTGCGGTCATCGTGGGGGTGCTAGCACTATGA
- a CDS encoding asparaginase, with translation MTPRIRVLATGGTIASTSGDGGATPSLTGDDLVDAVGDIEAYADIEVERVCDELSFHLGFDQVADLARAVERAAADGIDGVVVTHGTDTMEESAYYLDMVLDVDVPVVFTGAQRPADAVGADGPANLLAAIRTAADDRFESGVYVAFSDSIHAARWVTKAHASAPAAYASPGAGPVGELTANGISLRRSPRSESVTIPTTEFTTTVKLLQSGLDVEDTLLRHAIVDGVDGVVLGASGIGNTSRRVSDTIAEAIERGLTVALATRCFRGEVAPKYGGPGGSYTLHDHGVIPAGDLPPWKARIKLGLALSAFDDEKAVRDVF, from the coding sequence ATGACTCCACGGATCCGCGTGCTGGCGACGGGCGGCACGATCGCGTCGACTTCGGGAGACGGTGGTGCCACGCCGTCGCTGACCGGCGACGACCTCGTCGACGCAGTCGGCGACATCGAGGCGTACGCCGACATCGAGGTCGAACGCGTCTGCGACGAGTTGAGCTTTCACCTCGGCTTCGATCAGGTCGCCGACCTCGCACGCGCCGTCGAGCGTGCGGCTGCGGATGGAATCGACGGTGTCGTCGTCACCCACGGCACCGATACGATGGAAGAATCGGCGTACTATCTAGATATGGTGCTAGACGTCGACGTACCGGTCGTCTTCACCGGTGCGCAGCGTCCGGCAGACGCGGTGGGTGCTGATGGTCCCGCCAACCTGCTTGCGGCGATCCGCACGGCGGCGGACGACCGCTTCGAGTCGGGGGTCTACGTCGCGTTCAGCGATTCCATCCACGCCGCCCGGTGGGTTACGAAAGCCCACGCCAGTGCCCCCGCTGCCTACGCGTCGCCGGGGGCAGGGCCGGTCGGTGAACTAACTGCGAACGGGATTTCGCTGCGACGCTCCCCCCGAAGCGAGTCGGTCACGATCCCGACGACCGAGTTCACGACGACGGTGAAACTGCTCCAGAGCGGGCTTGACGTCGAGGATACCCTGCTCAGACACGCGATCGTCGACGGTGTCGACGGCGTCGTCCTCGGCGCCAGCGGGATCGGTAACACCTCACGACGCGTGAGTGACACTATCGCCGAAGCTATCGAACGAGGACTGACGGTCGCGCTGGCGACACGATGTTTCCGGGGGGAAGTCGCACCAAAGTACGGTGGCCCGGGTGGAAGCTACACGCTCCACGATCACGGTGTCATCCCGGCGGGCGATCTCCCGCCATGGAAAGCCCGGATTAAACTCGGACTCGCCCTATCGGCGTTTGACGACGAGAAAGCGGTTCGTGACGTGTTCTGA
- a CDS encoding methyl-accepting chemotaxis protein — MSGGLRYVVPDFVRRRYTVKFGIALLILGLSVAAIGFVATAEIEAGVEDNVEDEYATMAAQEADALEAWDDQQRLVTGMLTESAIVRSGDIQQIQPYVERWHVAFNDRNEEDYVAAIHYVNVDDGEILASSAGLEGEPVEALEVPEDERAQLDDVPREQAYRTDPYQTDDGLPAMTYMRQVVDDPDHAMVVTIDLAEYSPNFQSAGEDRTTLVLDGGDNVMFDDAGFGEDGAAFLTAYDGHGDLGVTAREAGPGTPSVERVDDSPTGALAGDAYGFPDEGYVVGYSQVENADWVVLVHQPESDAYGFVDAVSTWGTYATAGGVLLVALIGAVLGRNTARSIDRLTEKTEAMEAGDLDVEFETTRIDNIGRLYGGFANMRDALRAQIEEAQEARAAAENARTETEQMNDHLERKAAEYSEVLQAASNGDLTARMDPDSDSEAMSEIATASNDMLAELEATTAQLKSFAGEVATASEEVTASSEEVRGASQQVTESIQEISDGAERQNRSLQTVTGEMDGLSTTTEEIAASSNQVADIAERTAATGREGREAAQQAIEGMNRIEAESEAAVAEIETLQEEVAQIDELLEFITEVAEQTNMLALNANIEASRSADSDEGFAVVAEEVKQLSADTKDAAEDIEDRLERIKAQTDDTAAEVRTTSSEITDHTDSVRRAADALDEIAEYAQETNTGVQEISAATEEQAAATQQVVAMVDEAATISEETTAEAENVAAAAEQQTTALTEVSGSASDLANQAAQLSEALDRFETDTDDDLDGGLPGSDTTEPPLDAAESEVSGEQQYDDTGGGDDSGEFEGGEATMTDDVTAETAGDDPDGDEPNATDKGTPDGFSFGQVVDEPDER, encoded by the coding sequence ATGTCAGGGGGGTTACGATACGTTGTCCCGGACTTCGTCCGGCGGCGATACACGGTGAAGTTCGGCATCGCACTACTGATTCTCGGGCTGTCGGTCGCGGCCATCGGGTTCGTCGCGACAGCCGAAATCGAGGCCGGCGTCGAGGACAACGTCGAAGACGAGTACGCCACGATGGCAGCACAGGAGGCTGACGCCCTCGAAGCCTGGGACGACCAGCAACGACTCGTCACCGGGATGTTGACCGAGTCGGCGATCGTCCGTTCGGGCGACATCCAGCAGATACAGCCGTACGTTGAACGCTGGCACGTCGCGTTCAACGATCGCAACGAGGAGGATTACGTCGCCGCGATCCACTACGTGAACGTCGATGACGGGGAGATCCTCGCGAGTTCGGCAGGACTGGAGGGCGAACCCGTCGAAGCACTGGAGGTCCCCGAGGATGAACGGGCGCAGCTGGACGACGTGCCACGCGAGCAGGCCTATCGGACCGATCCCTACCAGACGGATGACGGCCTGCCCGCGATGACGTACATGCGACAGGTCGTCGACGACCCCGACCATGCGATGGTGGTCACGATTGACCTCGCGGAGTACTCGCCGAATTTCCAGAGCGCCGGTGAGGACAGGACGACGCTCGTTCTCGACGGGGGCGACAACGTCATGTTCGACGACGCCGGCTTCGGTGAAGACGGCGCGGCGTTCCTGACAGCCTACGACGGCCACGGCGACCTCGGAGTCACTGCGCGTGAAGCAGGTCCGGGTACTCCATCCGTCGAGCGTGTCGACGACTCGCCGACCGGCGCGCTCGCTGGCGACGCCTACGGGTTCCCCGATGAGGGCTACGTGGTCGGCTACTCACAGGTCGAGAACGCCGACTGGGTCGTCCTCGTTCACCAGCCCGAAAGCGACGCGTACGGATTCGTCGACGCGGTCTCGACGTGGGGAACCTATGCAACCGCAGGTGGCGTTCTGCTCGTTGCCCTGATCGGTGCGGTGCTCGGGCGCAACACCGCCCGGTCGATCGACCGACTGACGGAAAAAACGGAGGCGATGGAGGCTGGCGACCTCGACGTCGAGTTCGAGACGACTCGAATCGACAACATCGGACGGCTCTACGGCGGTTTTGCCAACATGCGCGATGCGCTCCGGGCACAGATCGAGGAGGCCCAGGAGGCCCGTGCCGCAGCCGAGAACGCCCGGACGGAGACCGAGCAGATGAACGATCATCTCGAACGGAAAGCCGCGGAGTACAGCGAGGTCCTGCAGGCCGCAAGCAACGGGGATCTCACCGCCCGCATGGATCCGGACAGCGATAGCGAGGCGATGAGTGAGATCGCAACGGCGTCGAACGACATGCTGGCTGAACTGGAAGCGACGACGGCACAGCTCAAATCGTTCGCCGGCGAGGTCGCTACGGCAAGCGAGGAGGTGACGGCCTCCAGCGAGGAGGTCCGGGGCGCGAGCCAGCAGGTCACGGAGTCCATTCAGGAGATTTCGGACGGCGCAGAGCGACAGAACCGCTCCCTGCAGACGGTGACCGGCGAGATGGACGGCCTCTCGACGACGACCGAGGAGATCGCCGCATCCTCGAACCAGGTCGCCGATATCGCCGAGCGCACGGCCGCAACCGGGCGTGAAGGGCGTGAAGCTGCTCAGCAGGCGATCGAGGGGATGAACCGGATCGAAGCCGAGAGCGAGGCAGCAGTTGCGGAGATCGAAACCCTGCAAGAGGAGGTCGCCCAGATCGACGAACTGCTGGAGTTCATCACCGAGGTCGCAGAGCAGACGAACATGCTCGCGCTCAACGCCAACATCGAGGCGTCCCGTTCGGCGGACTCCGACGAGGGCTTTGCGGTCGTCGCCGAGGAGGTCAAACAGCTCTCCGCGGATACGAAGGACGCAGCCGAAGATATCGAAGACCGGCTCGAACGGATCAAGGCCCAGACCGACGACACCGCGGCGGAGGTCCGAACCACGAGTTCCGAGATCACCGACCACACCGACTCGGTTCGGCGGGCTGCGGATGCACTCGACGAGATCGCCGAGTACGCCCAGGAGACCAACACCGGCGTCCAGGAAATCTCGGCGGCGACCGAAGAGCAGGCTGCCGCTACACAGCAGGTCGTCGCAATGGTCGACGAGGCCGCGACGATCTCAGAAGAGACGACTGCCGAAGCCGAGAACGTCGCCGCCGCAGCCGAACAGCAGACAACTGCACTGACCGAAGTATCCGGATCGGCGTCAGATCTGGCCAATCAGGCTGCACAGCTTTCCGAAGCCCTCGACCGCTTCGAGACGGATACTGATGACGACCTCGATGGGGGACTTCCCGGGAGCGATACTACAGAGCCCCCACTCGATGCTGCCGAGTCGGAGGTCAGTGGTGAGCAGCAGTACGACGATACGGGTGGGGGCGACGACTCGGGGGAGTTCGAGGGCGGAGAGGCGACGATGACGGACGACGTGACCGCAGAGACCGCCGGGGACGATCCCGATGGGGACGAACCGAACGCGACCGACAAGGGGACTCCTGACGGGTTCAGCTTCGGGCAGGTCGTCGACGAACCGGATGAGCGGTAG
- a CDS encoding NuoI/complex I 23 kDa subunit family protein — translation MIGIMKSMATTMKHALDGNTFTVEYPDEAPEVSPRFRGVHKFSQERCIWCRQCENVCPNDTIQIVTDEQRQGEQYNLHIGQCIYCRLCEEVCPVDAILLTQNFEFTGDTKDDLVYNKEQLKSVPWYKDIDPLASREPDRDAWIGEGEGEADYQ, via the coding sequence ATGATCGGAATCATGAAATCCATGGCGACGACGATGAAACACGCACTCGACGGGAACACATTCACCGTCGAGTATCCAGACGAAGCGCCCGAAGTGAGCCCACGCTTCCGTGGCGTTCACAAGTTCAGCCAGGAACGGTGTATCTGGTGTCGGCAGTGCGAGAACGTCTGCCCGAACGACACGATCCAGATCGTCACCGACGAACAGCGGCAGGGCGAACAGTACAACCTCCACATCGGCCAGTGTATCTACTGCCGTCTCTGTGAGGAGGTCTGTCCCGTCGACGCCATCCTGCTGACCCAGAACTTCGAGTTCACTGGCGACACAAAAGACGACCTCGTCTACAACAAAGAGCAGCTCAAGTCCGTCCCGTGGTACAAGGACATCGACCCACTCGCCTCCCGCGAACCCGATCGGGACGCCTGGATCGGCGAGGGAGAAGGCGAAGCGGACTATCAGTAG
- a CDS encoding type II toxin-antitoxin system VapC family toxin, with protein MGAALVDANVVFAFRSARDQYHDQATAIVRAMDAGELPRGIIANYTLPEILNPITKRAGHDHAVETLEFLERSGGFELRHLANEDLARGRSVFREQAGVEITDAVLAAYMDRTETEYIYSFDDDFDRFDHLTRLTSPENPFEP; from the coding sequence TCGTATTTGCGTTTCGAAGCGCCAGAGACCAGTACCACGACCAGGCAACCGCAATCGTCCGAGCTATGGATGCAGGCGAGCTTCCGAGAGGCATCATAGCGAACTACACACTACCCGAGATCCTGAATCCGATCACCAAGCGAGCAGGACACGATCACGCCGTAGAAACGCTCGAATTTCTCGAACGGAGCGGGGGGTTCGAGCTACGACATCTCGCGAACGAGGACCTCGCGCGTGGCCGGTCCGTCTTCCGTGAGCAGGCTGGTGTCGAAATAACCGATGCGGTGCTTGCTGCGTATATGGACCGGACGGAAACCGAGTACATCTACAGCTTTGATGACGACTTCGACAGGTTCGATCATCTGACACGGCTGACCTCACCAGAAAATCCGTTCGAGCCCTGA
- a CDS encoding 5-(carboxyamino)imidazole ribonucleotide synthase yields the protein MTSPLSTPGPTLGVVGGGQLGRMLGEAAGPLGIELIVLDPTPDCPASPVVRDQIVGEFDDEDAVRELAERSDFLTFEIELADPDLLERVETETGVPVHPSPDTLRTIQDKLVQKDALVDAGIPVPEYRAVDDAAELRAALDEFGTPAMVKAREGGYDGRGNAPIESPNDAESVLDSVAGPAMVEKFVDFERELSVIGVKGEGEIATFTTGENVHREEILRETIVPARAPEDVLERARSVARDVLELMDGRGVYGIELFETAESEILVNEIAPRPHNSGHWTIEGAVTCQFEQHVRAVTGRPLGSTEQRDPTVMTNILGDVEETQPAELHGLDTVFSTPRAALHWYGKRDVRPLRKMGHITLTDQGVNADGSAEDLDQLLARSRDLRDGVTFDKA from the coding sequence ATGACGTCACCACTCTCCACGCCCGGTCCGACGCTGGGCGTCGTCGGAGGAGGACAGCTCGGCAGAATGCTCGGCGAGGCTGCCGGACCGCTCGGAATCGAACTGATCGTACTGGATCCGACGCCTGACTGTCCCGCCTCACCGGTCGTCAGGGACCAGATCGTCGGCGAGTTCGACGACGAGGACGCTGTCCGGGAACTCGCCGAACGATCCGACTTCCTCACTTTCGAGATCGAACTCGCGGATCCGGACCTGCTCGAACGCGTCGAGACGGAGACGGGCGTTCCCGTCCATCCATCGCCCGATACGCTCCGGACGATCCAGGACAAACTCGTCCAGAAGGACGCGTTGGTTGATGCCGGGATCCCGGTCCCCGAGTATCGCGCAGTCGACGACGCCGCGGAACTGCGCGCGGCCCTCGACGAGTTCGGGACACCCGCGATGGTGAAAGCCCGCGAAGGGGGCTACGACGGTCGCGGCAACGCACCGATCGAGTCCCCCAACGACGCAGAATCCGTGCTTGACTCCGTCGCCGGGCCCGCGATGGTCGAGAAGTTCGTCGATTTCGAGCGCGAGCTATCCGTGATCGGCGTCAAAGGAGAGGGTGAGATAGCAACGTTCACGACCGGCGAGAACGTCCACCGCGAGGAGATTCTGCGGGAGACGATCGTCCCTGCTCGTGCGCCCGAGGACGTTCTGGAGCGCGCGCGTTCGGTCGCCCGGGACGTCCTCGAACTGATGGACGGCCGCGGTGTCTACGGAATCGAACTCTTCGAAACGGCGGAGAGTGAGATCCTGGTCAACGAGATCGCACCGCGCCCACACAACTCGGGCCACTGGACGATCGAGGGCGCGGTTACCTGCCAGTTCGAGCAGCACGTCCGTGCGGTCACCGGTCGACCACTCGGATCGACCGAACAGCGTGATCCCACGGTGATGACCAATATTCTGGGCGATGTCGAAGAGACCCAGCCTGCCGAACTTCACGGACTCGACACCGTATTCTCGACGCCACGGGCGGCGCTGCACTGGTACGGCAAGCGGGATGTCCGGCCGCTCCGGAAGATGGGCCATATCACGCTGACCGATCAGGGCGTCAACGCCGACGGGTCCGCAGAAGATCTTGACCAACTGCTCGCGCGCTCGCGTGACTTGCGGGACGGGGTAACGTTTGACAAGGCGTGA
- a CDS encoding NADH-quinone oxidoreductase subunit D, which translates to MSKQEKPVPADIGVNDAGKVDYDELEALLGDLVLDREEHINAEGFVVRPDEVQDALFRLRDEADFDHLSCVTAQEYDDRFESIYHLKKFDDPTQEVNVVVPTTTDNPVSQTAEPVYRTAAWHEREAYDLVGIEYEGHPDLRRILLPETWQGHPLRESYDQDKPQIVSLTEHANPLQDDHRGDGEQSDTMFLNIGPHHPATHGVLHLKTVLDGEQVADVEPDIGYLHRCEEQMCQQGTYRHQIMPYPDRWDYISAGLLNEWAYARAAEDLADLEVPEYAQIIRTMSAEMCRIASHMLALATFALDINGDFTATFMYAIQDRERVQNLLEDLTGQRLMFNYFRLGGVAWDLPEPREEFFEKTRDFLNDLPESVAEYHNLLTNNEVLQARTIETGVLNPDVAKQYGATGPVARGSGVDYDLRRDDPYGYYDELDWEVITEDGCDNFARLLVRMQEVEESAKIIDQCVDLLEDWPEEDRTIQSNVPRTLKPDPDTEIYRAVEGAKGELGIYIRADGTDKPGRFKIRSPCFSNLQALPEMSEGGYIADLVATLGSLDIVLGEVDR; encoded by the coding sequence ATGAGCAAGCAAGAAAAGCCAGTCCCCGCCGACATCGGCGTCAACGACGCCGGCAAGGTCGACTACGACGAACTCGAAGCGTTGCTCGGAGACCTGGTCCTCGATCGCGAGGAGCATATAAACGCCGAGGGGTTCGTCGTCCGCCCCGACGAGGTACAGGACGCGTTGTTCCGCCTGCGTGATGAAGCCGACTTCGATCACCTCTCCTGTGTCACCGCTCAGGAGTACGACGATCGCTTCGAGTCTATCTATCATCTCAAGAAGTTCGACGACCCCACTCAGGAGGTCAACGTCGTCGTGCCGACGACTACCGACAACCCGGTCAGTCAGACCGCGGAACCGGTCTATCGGACCGCAGCGTGGCACGAACGCGAAGCCTACGATCTCGTCGGCATCGAGTACGAGGGCCATCCCGACCTCCGCCGTATTCTCCTCCCCGAAACGTGGCAGGGACACCCACTCCGGGAGAGCTACGATCAGGACAAGCCCCAGATCGTCTCTCTGACCGAACACGCCAACCCGCTGCAGGACGACCATCGCGGCGATGGCGAGCAATCGGACACGATGTTCCTCAACATCGGCCCACACCATCCTGCGACCCACGGTGTGCTCCACCTGAAAACCGTCCTTGACGGGGAGCAGGTCGCGGATGTCGAACCCGATATCGGCTATCTCCACCGCTGTGAGGAGCAGATGTGTCAGCAGGGGACGTATCGTCATCAGATCATGCCGTATCCCGACCGGTGGGACTACATTTCGGCCGGATTGCTCAACGAATGGGCGTACGCTCGTGCCGCCGAGGACCTCGCAGATCTGGAGGTCCCCGAGTACGCACAGATCATCCGGACGATGTCCGCCGAGATGTGCCGGATCGCCTCGCATATGCTCGCGCTGGCGACCTTTGCACTGGACATCAACGGCGACTTCACGGCCACGTTCATGTACGCGATTCAGGACCGCGAACGGGTCCAGAACCTGCTCGAAGACCTGACCGGCCAGCGGCTGATGTTCAACTACTTCCGACTGGGTGGGGTCGCCTGGGACCTGCCGGAACCGCGCGAGGAGTTCTTCGAGAAGACCCGGGACTTCCTTAACGACCTGCCCGAATCCGTCGCGGAGTATCACAACCTGCTGACCAACAACGAGGTACTGCAGGCCCGGACGATCGAAACCGGAGTCCTCAACCCCGACGTCGCAAAGCAGTACGGCGCGACCGGTCCCGTCGCTCGGGGGTCGGGCGTCGACTACGATCTCCGCCGTGACGATCCCTACGGCTACTACGATGAACTCGACTGGGAGGTCATCACGGAGGACGGCTGTGACAACTTCGCCCGACTGCTGGTCCGGATGCAGGAAGTCGAGGAGTCCGCGAAAATCATCGACCAGTGTGTCGACCTGCTCGAGGACTGGCCCGAGGAGGACCGGACGATCCAGAGCAACGTACCGCGCACGCTCAAACCCGATCCGGATACGGAGATCTACCGCGCGGTCGAGGGTGCAAAAGGCGAACTCGGAATCTACATTCGCGCTGATGGGACGGACAAACCCGGCCGGTTCAAGATCCGGAGTCCGTGTTTCTCCAATCTCCAGGCGCTTCCGGAGATGTCCGAGGGCGGCTACATCGCGGATCTCGTCGCGACGCTCGGTAGCCTCGATATCGTCCTCGGGGAGGTGGATCGATGA
- a CDS encoding AIR carboxylase family protein, which yields MVDEVNALIEQLEAQAGEDRDPETTPDIGIVMGSDSDLDVMAGSEEGRAGAYDAFVDELGFEEQTDYENPPESRYTFETFVVSAHRTPELMYAYAETAADRGIDVIIAGAGGKSADLPNMTASIAYPLPVIGVPVQEKSVDSVIGMPTGAPLVAVDAGKSFNAALSAAQILARENEELRDRLVEYHERLQADVGEISRDLHELGTPGFREQYE from the coding sequence ATGGTAGACGAAGTCAACGCGCTGATAGAGCAACTGGAGGCACAGGCTGGAGAGGACCGCGACCCGGAAACGACACCGGACATCGGCATCGTCATGGGAAGCGACTCCGATCTCGACGTGATGGCAGGCAGCGAGGAGGGGCGGGCGGGCGCATACGACGCCTTCGTCGACGAGCTCGGCTTCGAGGAGCAGACCGACTACGAGAATCCGCCGGAGAGCCGATACACCTTCGAGACGTTCGTCGTCTCGGCCCACCGGACGCCCGAGTTGATGTACGCCTACGCCGAGACTGCTGCGGATCGGGGTATCGACGTCATCATCGCTGGAGCGGGCGGCAAGTCCGCAGACCTGCCGAACATGACGGCCTCGATCGCCTATCCGTTGCCGGTGATCGGCGTCCCAGTTCAGGAGAAGTCGGTTGACTCCGTGATCGGGATGCCGACCGGCGCGCCGCTTGTCGCCGTCGACGCTGGGAAGTCGTTTAACGCCGCGCTCTCGGCGGCACAGATCCTCGCGCGCGAGAACGAAGAGCTACGCGACCGGCTCGTCGAATACCACGAGCGGCTGCAGGCGGATGTCGGTGAGATATCCCGAGATCTCCACGAACTCGGAACGCCCGGATTTCGTGAGCAATACGAGTAG
- a CDS encoding NADH-quinone oxidoreductase subunit A — protein sequence MSWIAVGALALVAIGIPLVMMAASWLLRPSVPEDSKRATYESGEVPTGGTRIRFNIQYYMVALLFVVFDVETVLLFPWAVVYTDAIELVGLAHALVPMLVFVGILVVGLAWAWRSGVVEWAKSPRVQERTKRIEQ from the coding sequence ATGTCATGGATAGCAGTCGGCGCGCTGGCGTTGGTCGCAATCGGGATCCCGCTCGTGATGATGGCGGCATCGTGGTTGCTCCGACCCAGTGTGCCAGAAGACAGTAAACGCGCCACCTACGAGAGCGGTGAGGTTCCGACGGGTGGGACGCGCATCCGATTCAACATCCAGTACTACATGGTCGCACTCCTGTTTGTCGTCTTTGACGTCGAGACCGTGCTTCTGTTCCCCTGGGCTGTTGTCTACACGGATGCCATCGAGCTGGTCGGGCTGGCACACGCGCTGGTTCCGATGCTCGTCTTCGTCGGTATCCTCGTCGTCGGACTCGCGTGGGCATGGCGCAGTGGCGTAGTCGAGTGGGCAAAGAGTCCACGCGTACAAGAACGGACCAAACGGATAGAACAATGA
- a CDS encoding NADH-quinone oxidoreductase subunit B, whose translation MSSDNPRDAITESTVPVTETREARTGPGADDRFNSKLREAFGASPFILTKFDKFMNWVRGSSMFMLQFGIACCSIEMMHTYAVKHDLDRFGSGVPRASPRQADVIIVPGTIVSKFAPRMKRVYDQMPEPKFVVGMGSCTISGGPFQEGYNVVKGAEEVIPVDIHIPGCPPRPEALVYGVVKLQERVANGETAPVTVKPYELQQFDDLPQDEIVDKLAEQIDEDDLVMRYNWADSP comes from the coding sequence ATGAGTAGCGACAACCCACGGGACGCGATTACGGAGAGTACAGTTCCGGTAACAGAGACACGCGAGGCCCGGACCGGGCCCGGCGCGGACGACCGGTTCAACTCGAAACTTCGCGAGGCCTTTGGCGCATCGCCGTTTATCCTCACGAAGTTCGACAAGTTCATGAACTGGGTGCGGGGCTCCTCGATGTTCATGCTCCAGTTCGGGATCGCCTGCTGTAGCATCGAGATGATGCACACGTACGCCGTCAAACACGACCTGGACCGATTCGGGTCCGGTGTGCCCCGCGCGTCGCCGCGTCAGGCCGACGTGATTATCGTGCCCGGAACGATCGTCTCCAAGTTCGCCCCGCGCATGAAGCGGGTTTACGACCAGATGCCGGAACCGAAGTTCGTCGTCGGGATGGGTTCGTGTACGATCTCCGGCGGCCCGTTCCAGGAGGGATACAACGTCGTCAAGGGTGCCGAGGAGGTTATCCCGGTGGACATCCACATTCCCGGTTGCCCGCCCCGCCCCGAGGCGCTCGTCTACGGTGTCGTCAAGCTCCAGGAGCGCGTTGCCAACGGCGAGACAGCGCCGGTGACGGTCAAACCATACGAGCTTCAGCAGTTCGACGATCTTCCACAGGACGAAATCGTCGACAAGCTCGCCGAACAGATCGACGAAGACGACCTCGTGATGCGGTACAACTGGGCTGATTCGCCATGA